The Armatimonadota bacterium genomic sequence GTAGGCATCGTCCTGCTGGGCCTGGCCCTGGCCGCCGCCGTCCCTGTGGCGGGGGTCTCCCAGCCCCGGGAGGTGACCTTCACCTACATCGAGCAGCAGATCGTCACCTCCATCGACCCCCAGGGCGCGGTGGACGAGAGCAGCCTGCACGCGGCCATCAACATGTACGACCCGCTGGTGTACCCCAACGTGGAGCAGGGGACCATGGCGCCCCGGCCTCACGTGGCCGAGTCCTGGACCGTATCCCCTGACGGCCGGCGGTACACCTTCCGCCTGCGCCGGGGCATCAAGTTCCACAGCGGGCGGGAGCTGACCGCCGAGGACGTGGCCTGGAGCATGGACCGGCTGCTGCGGATCAAGAAGGGCTTTTACTGGGTGTTCGCGCCGGTCCTGGAGCCGGGGTCCACCCGGGCCGTGGACCGCTACACGGTCCGTTTTGACCTCAAAGAACCCTACGCCCCGTTCCTGGGCGCCCTGGAGCTGTTCTTCATCATGGACAAGGACCTGATCATGGCCAACCTGCGCCCGGGGCCGTTCGGGGAGTTCGGCGACTACGGGGCGGCGTTGCTGGAGCGCCAGGACGCGGGCTCGGGTCCCTACCGCATGGAACGGTGGGACCGGGCCACCGAGCTGGTCCTGGCGGCGTTCCCCGACTACTGGCGGGGATGGAAGCCCGGGCAGGTCACCCGCGTGTCCTACAAGATCGTGGTGGAGGAGGCCACCGTCAAGACCCTGCTGCGGTCCGGGCAGGCGGACATGGTCAACCAGTGGCTGTCGCCGCCCAGCTTCGCGGAACTGAAGGGCACGCCCGGCATCGTGGTCAAGGAAGATCCCACCGTCCAGCTGTTCCACCTGCAGATGAACACCAAGAAACCGCCCCTGGACAACGTGAAGATCCGCCAGGCCATCTCCTACGCCTTTGACTACGACAAGGCCATCCAGCAGATCTTCCTGGGCGCCACCCGGGCCCGGGGGCCGGTGCCGGTGCGCACGCCGGGGTGGAACCCGGCGGTGCCGGTGTACACCCGCAACGTGGCCCGCGCGCGCCAGCTGCTGGCCGAGGCCGGGGTGCGGCCCGGCCAGCTCACCCTGGAGTACGTGTGGGTCACCTCGGTGCCCATGGAGCGCCTCATCGGCCTGCTGCTGCAGAGCAACCTGGAGGAGATCGGGATCAGGCTGGACATCGTGGGCGAGCTGTGGGCGCGGGTGGTCGAACGGGCCACCAAGGCCGAGACCACCCCGCACATCACCGCCATCTTTGACACCCTCAAGTACCCCCACGTGGACAGCCACACCTACGGCATGTACCACCCCAGCTGCTGGGGGACGTTCCGGTGCATGTCGTGGTACGAGAACCCGGAGGTGACCCGAGTCCTGGAGGCGGCCCGCCGGGCGGTGGACTCCGCCCAGCAGACGCGGATGTACCAGGAAGCCCAGGTGCTGATCGTGCGGGATGCGCCCAGCATCTACGTGGCCAACCCGCTGCACCGCATCGCCTTCCGGGACTACGTGAAGGGCTACCGCTACGTAGGGCTGCTGGGCTTTGACGTGAACTTCTGGGACTTCACCATCGCCCGCTAGACCGATCGGGCCTGTCGGAGTGGCCGGAGGGGTCGCGAGGGCCCCTCCGGCCAGCCGCCCATGAGCTTCCGCGCGTACCTGCTCCGCCGCACCCTGCACCTGATGCCGGTCCTGCTCGGCCTGTCGGTGCTCATCTTTGTCATCTCCCGGGTCATCCCCGGCGACCCGGTGCGATTGGCCCTGGGGCTGGAAGCCACCGACGAGCAGGTGGCCCAGCTGCGCCGGCAGCTGGGGCTGGACCGGCCGCTGGCGGTCCAGTACCTCTCGTACGTGGCCGGCGTCCTGCGGGGCGACTTCGGCTACTCCCTGCGCACCCACCGCAGCGTCACCCGGGACATCCTGGAGGCGCTGCCGGCCACGGTGGAGCTCACCACGGTGGCGATGCTGCTGGCGGTGGCGGTGGGCATCCCCCTGGGGGTGCTGGCGGCGGTACGCAAGGACCAGGCCCCCGACCACATCAGCCGGATCCTGGCCCTGGTGGGGGTGGCACTGCCGCGCTTCTGGCTGGCCATCCTGCTGCAACTGCTGCTGGCCTATCACCTGCGGTGGCTGCCCACCATCGGCCGCGGCCCGGCGCCGCCACTGCAGGTGACGGGCCTGTACCTGGTGGACAGCCTGCTGGCCGGACGCCTGGACGCCTTCTGGACGTCCCTGCGCCACCTGGCCATGCCGGCCCTGGCCCTGTCGGTGGGTACCCTGGCCCAGGTTATGCGTCTGATCCGGGCCGGCATGATCGAGGAGATGCGCCGGGACTACGCGCTGGCCGCCCGCTCCTACGGTCTGCCCCCGAACCTCATCCTCTACAAGTACATGCTCAAGAACGCGTTCACGGCCACCCTGACCGTCCTGGGGCTGAGCTACGGCTTCCTGCTGGGCAACGCGTTCCTGGTGGAGGCGGTGTTTGCCTGGCCCGGGCTGGCGTTTTACGGGGTGGACGCCCTGCGCTTCAAGGACTTCAACGGCGTCATCGCCGTCACCCTGGTCATCGGAGCCGCCTACGCCGTGGTCAACCTGCTCACCGACATCCTCTACGGATACTTCGACCCCCGGGTGCGCTATGGCTGAGGCCGCCGCCGTTCCCTCCCTGCGCGCGGTGCGCGCCGACGAGTGGCGCAAGATGTGGGCGCGCTTCCGCCAGTCGTCGCTGTCCCTGGTGGGGGCCGGCATCGTGGCCGCAGTGGTCGCGGGGGCGATCTTCGCTCCGGTCCTCGCCCCCTACCCCCGCCACGCCGGGGTCTTCGTGGACTTCGACCACGCCCTGCGGCCCCCCAGCGCCCGCAACTGGCTGGGGACCGATGACGCCGGCAGGGACATCCTGTCCCGCATCCTGTTTGGCGCGCGCATCTCCCTGGCCCTGGGGGTGGCCGTCCTGGCCCTTGCGGTCGCCGTCGGAGTGCCCCTGGGCGTGGTGGCGGGCTATTTTGGCGGGCGGGTCGGGGACGTGATCATGCGGGTGACCGACGTCTTCCTGGCCGTGCCGCCCATCGCCCTGGCCCTGGCGGTGACCGCCGCCCTGCGCCCCACCCTCACCACCGCCATGGTCGCCATCGCGTTTGCCTGGTGGCCGTGGTACACGCGGCTGGTGTACGGGCAGGTCCTGTCGCTGCGGGAGCAGCAGTTCGTCGAGGCCAGCCGCGCGGTGGGGGCGTCGGCATGGCGCATCGCCTTCCGGGAGATCCTGCCCAACACCTGGTCGCCGGTGATCGTGAAAGCCACCCTGGACATGGGGTTTGTGATTCTTACCGCCTCCGGCCTCAGCTTCCTCGGGCTGGGGGCACAGCCGCCGACCCCCGAGTGGGGGACGATGATCGCCGAGGGGCGGAACTACCTGCCCGGCGCCTGGTGGGCGGCCACCTTCCCGGGACTGGCCATCTTCCTGACGGTGCTGGGATTCAACCTGCTGGGCGACGGGCTGCGGGATGTCTTTGACGTGGAGATCGAGCAGTGGCGGGCCGGGAGCTGAGGGGGACGGGCGGGCGGGCTCAGGACAGCGCCGTCCAGCGTCCGTTGCTGGCGGTCGAGGATCTGGTGGTGCAGTTCCGGCTGTACGAGGGGGTGGCGCGGGTCCTCAACGGCGTCCGCCTGACCGTCGGCCGGGGGGAGCGGGTGGCCCTGGTGGGCGAGACCGGCTGCGGCAAGTCCCTGACCGCCAGAGCCATCCTGGGCCTGCTGCCTCCCGCGGCCCGGGTGTCGGGCCGCATTCTGTGGGAGGGCACCGACCTGCTGTCCCTGTCCGAGCGGGCTCTGCAGGCCATCCGCGGACGGCAGATCGCCCTGGTCTTCCAGGATCCCGGAACGGCGCTGAATCCGGTGTTCACCGTCGGCGAGCAGATGCTGGACGTGGCCGCCTGGCAGGGAGCCCCTCGCGCGCGGCTGCTGGGCCGCTCCGACGGCGCCCTGCGCCGCCGCTGCCTGGAGATGCTGCGGGTGGTGCGCATTCCCGACCCGGAGGGCATCTGGCACCGCTACCCGGTGGAACTGTCCGGGGGGATGCGCCAGCGGGTGCAGATCGCCCTGGCGCTGCTGGGAGATCCCCGGCTGCTGATCGCCGACGAGCTGGGCACCGCCCTGGACGTCTCCATCCAGGACCAGATCCTGCAGGAACTGGGCGACCTGGTGCGCACCCGGGGACTGTCGGTGCTGTACATCACCCACAACCTGGGGGTGGCGCGCACGGTCAGCGACCGGATCTGCGTCATGTACGCCGGGGAGATCGTGGAAACATCGCCCACGGCGGATCTGTTCCGCCGCCCCCTCCACCCCTACTCCCAGGGCTTGCTGGCCGCGGTCCCGCGGCTGGACGGCCGCATCGGCGAGGGGATCGACGGGCGCATCCCCGACTACACGGCGCCACCGCCGGCCTGCCGGTTCGCCCCCCGCTGCCCCTTCCGCATGGAGATCTGCGACCGGGTGCGCCCCACCCTCCTGGAGGCGGAGGCGGGCCGGCAGGTGGCCTGCCATCTGTACCCGCGGGAGGGCACCTGATGGCTCTGCTGGAGGCCCGCGACCTGACCAAGCACTTCCCTCTCACCGCCGGGCTGCTGCGCCGTGTGGTGGGGGTCGTGCGGGCCGTGGAGGGAGTCAGCCTCGCGGTGGAGGCCGGCCAGACCCTGGGGCTGGTGGGAGAGACCGGGTCGGGCAAGACCACCCTGGGTCGGCTGCTGGTCCGGCTGCTGCCGCCGACCGCCGGCCGCATCCTGTTCGACGGGCGCGACATCACGGACCTGGGCGACGCGCAGCTGCGGGAGGTACGCCGCCACCTGCAGATGGTTTTCCAGAACCCGGCGTCCGCGCTGAATCCCCGCAAGCGCGTGAAGGACATCGTCGAAGACCCCCTGGTCGTCCACGGGCTGGGCGGGCCCCTGCAGAGGCTGCGGCGGGTCGCCGAGCTGCTGGACCTGGTGGAACTGCCCCCTGGGCAGTTCCTGTTCCGCTACCCCCACGCCCTCAGCGGCGGCCAGCGGCAGCGGGTGGCCATCGCGCGCGCCCTGGCCCTGCACCCCAAGGTGGTGGTCCTCGACGAGCCCACCTCCGCCCTGGACGTCTCGGTGCAGGCCAAGATCATCGCCCTGCTGAGGCGGCTGCAGCGGGAGCTGGGCCTGACCTACCTGTTCATCTCCCACGACCTGAGCCTGGTGCGGGCCGTGGCGGATGTGGTGGCGGTCATGTACCTGGGCCGGATCGTGGAGGTGGCGCCCGCCGACGTCCTCTTCCGCCGCCCCGCCCACCCCTACACCCGGGCGCTGTTGTCGGCGATCCCCACGGTCTCCGATGAGGAGCGCGCGCTGATCCCGGAGAAGATCGTCCTGGGGGGCGAGATTCCCAGCGCCGCCCGGGTGCCCCCCGGGTGCAGCTTCCACCCCCGCTGCTACGCGCGCATCGAGGGGTGCGACCGGGTGGTCCCCGAACTGCTTTCGATCGGTCCCCACCACCAGGTGCGCTGCATCCTCTACGATCCCCGCTCAGGAGCGGCGGCCCGGCTGGCTCTGGCCGCCCACCGGCTGCCGGCGCCGGCCGGCGGCCCGCCTGGGTCCGGTCCGGGGCCGTCGGCCGCGTCAGGAGGAGGAACGCCGTGAGGTACCGCGCGGCGATAGACATCGGAGGCACGTTCACCGACCTGGTCCTGCTGGATCAGGCCGCCGGACGCCTGCACCGGCACAAGGTCCTGACTACCCCCCGGGCGCCGGACGAAGGAGCCTTGACCGGCCTGCAGCAGCTGTGCGCCCGCGCCGGCATTGCGGTGGCCCGGCTGGACACCGTCATCCACGCCACCACCCTGGTCACCAACGCGCTGCTGGAGCGCACCGGGGCGCCCACCGCGCTGCTGACCACGGCGGGGTTCCGGGACATTCTGGAGATGGGCAAGGAGCAGCGCTACGACATCTACGACCTGTTCCTGCGCTACCCTGAGCCCCTGGTGCCCCGCCGCTGGCGCGCGGGCATCCGCGAGCGGATCACCCGGGACGGCGAGGTGCGGTTGCCGGTGGATCTCGACCAGGTGCGCCGGGTCCTGCGGTCCCTGGTGCGCCAGGGCGTGCAGGCGGTGGCGGTGTGCTTCTTGCACGCCTACCGCAACCCGGCCCACGAGCAGCAGGTCGGCCGCCTGATCCACGACGAGTTCCCGCACCTGGCGGTGTCGCTGAGCAGCGAGGTCAGCCCGGAGATTCGCGAGTACGAGCGCACCAGCACCACCGTCTGCAACGCCTACGTGCAGCCGCTGGTGGACCGCTACCTGCGGCGGCTGGAAGAGGCCCTGGCCGCCGAGGGATTCGCCGGACGGCTGCTGCTGATGCTGTCGTCGGGCACCCTGGCCGCCCCGGACCTGGCCCGGCGGTTCCCCGTGCGTCTGCTGGAGTCCGGGCCGGCCGCCGGGGCCCTGCTGGCCGGCCACCTGGGCCGGCGGCTGGGGCGGTCGGACCTGGTGGCATTCGACATGGGTGGGACCACCGCCAAAGTGTGCCTGGTCCGCGACGGCCGCCCCGCGGTGACCTCCCTGCTGGAGGCGGCGCGGGTCCACCGTTTCAAGCCCGGCTCGGGCATCCCGGTCAAGACTGCCGTCGTGGACATGATCGAGATCGGCGCGGGCGGGGGCAGCATCGCCGGCGCGGACGCCATGGGCCTGCTGCGGGTCGGCCCCCGCAGCGCCGGCGCGGATCCCGGGCCGGCCTGTTACGGCCGCGGGGGACAGGAGGCCACGGTCACCGACGCCTGCGTGGTCCTGGGCTACTACGACCCGCAGGCCTTTCTGGGCGGGGCGATGCCGCTGGACGCGGAGGCCGCCCGCGCGGCGGTGGCGCGGGTCGGGGAGAAGGTGGGGCTGGACCCGGTGGCTGCCGCCTGGGGAATCTTCGCCGTGGTCTGCGAGAGCATGGCGCAGGCGGCACGTCTGTACCTCATCGAGCGCGGCATGGATCCCCGCCGGTGTGCCCTGGTGGGCTTCGGGGGCGCGGGGCCGGCGGCGGCGGCGCGGGTGGCACGGCTGCTGGGGATGCGGCAGGTCATCATCCCCCCGGCGTCGGGGCTGGCGTCGGCCGTGGGCCTGCTGGTGGCCCCCCCGGGCGTGGACCTGGGCCGCTCGCTGGCCGGCCAGCTGCAGGAGCTGGACTGGGATGCGGTCGAGCGGATGCTGTCCGAGATGGAATCCGCCGGCACGGAGGTGGTGATCGCCGCCGGGGGGGAGGCTGCGGCCGTGACCAGCGAGCGTCGGGTGGAGATGCGCTACCTGGGCCAGTTCCACGACATCGAGGTCGCCGTGCCCGACCATCTGGGCCCCGACGCCGCCCGTGTCCTGCGGGACCGCTTTGACGCCGAGTACGCCCGCCTGTACGGCCTGGCTCTGGACGGCTACCCGGTGCAGGCGCTGAACTGGCGGGTACGGGTGAGCGCTCCGGCGCCCCCGGTGGACCTGGGGGCCGATGGCGGCGGGCGGAGCCGCCCGGCGCTGCGGGGCCGCCGGCCCATCTACCTTCCCGAGCGCGGATTCGCGCCGGCCGCGGTCTACGACCGGGCGGCGCTGGCCGGGGGCGCGACGGTGGAGGGGCCGGCGGTGGTGGAGGAACCCGAAGCCACCACGCTGCTGTGGCCGGGAGACCGCCTGGTGGTGGACGCTCAGGGGCATCTGATCCTCACGGTGGGGGAGACGACGCGATGACGGTCCGGACCTTCGATCCGGTAGCCCTGGAGATCATGTGGAGCCGGTTGATCAACATCACCGAGGAGTGCTGGGTCACCATCTGGCGCACGGCGTTCTCCACCATCATCGGGGAGGCCCAGGACTTCGGGTGCGAGTTGCTGGACGAACACGCCCACTCCATTGCCCACTCGCCGCGCTCGATGCCGGTGTTCAACCTGACCCTCCCCCAGGCCGTGCGGGCGCTGTACGAGGCGTTCCCGCCGGAGGAACTGGAAGACGGCGACGTGCTGGTGACCAACGATCCCTGGGTGTGCGCCGGCCACCTGTTCGACATCGCGGTGGTGACGCCGGTCTTCCGCCGGGGCCGCCTGGTGGGCCTGGTCGGATCCATCGGCCACTGTTCGGACATCGGCGGCACCAAGGACTCCGGCCGCGCCCGGGAGGTGTACGAGGAAGGCCTGCAGATCCCGCCGATGAAGCTGTACCGGGCCGGGCGGCTGAACGCCGACCTGGCCCAGGTGATCCGTCGCAACGTCCGCCACCCCCAGATGGTGTTCGGGGACATCCAGGCCCAGGTGAGCGCCAACCACGTGGGGGCCCGGCGGCTGCTGCAGTTCATGGACGAGTATGAGCTGGACTCCCTGGAGCCGCTGGCCCGGGAGGTGCAGGCGCGGGCGGAGGCGGCCATGCGGGAAGCCATCGCCCGCATTCCCGACGGAACCTACACCAGCGAGGTCACCTTCCAGGTGGCGGGCCGGCGCCTGCGGCTGGGCTGCGAGATCGTGGTGGCGGGGGACGAGCTCACCGTGACCTGGGACGCGCCCCCCGAACTCCCCTACGGCGGGGTGAACTGCACCGCCACCTACACCGCCGCCCACACCACCTACGCCCTGAAGTCCATCCTGACCCCCGAGATCCCCAGCAACGCCGGCTGCTTCCGGCCCCTGCGCGTGCGCGCCCCGGAGGGCAGCGTCCTGGCCTGCCGGTATCCGGCGTCGGTGAACCAGCGGACCATGGTGGGGTGGTTCTGCGGGCCGGCGGTCTTCCGGGCGCTGGCGCCTGTCCTGCCCGACCGGGTCCAGGCGTTCACGGGCCTGCCGGGGTTCTGCGCCGCCTACGGCCGGGACGCCCGCGGCCGCGTCTTCAACGACCACATCATGTTCGGCGGAGGCCAGGGGGCCGGCCGGCACGCCGACGGGGTGTCCGCGCTGCTGTACCCCACCTCCGCGGCCAACGTGCCGGTGGAGATGTTCGAGCAGCGCACGCCGCTGCTGGTGGAGCGCAAGGAGTTCATCCCCGACTCCGGGGGTCCGGGTGAGCACCGCGGCGGCCTGGGCCAGCGGGTGGTGCTGCGCAAACTCTACGACGACGGGCTGCCGGTACTGTGCCAGGTCCTGCCCCACGGCCTGGGATCGCCCCAGGAGGGCCTGCTGGGCGGGCGGGCCGGGGGACCCGCTGCCTACCGGATCCGCGGCCGGGTGCTGGCCCGGACCGAAGGACTCACCCAGCTGGTGGAACTGCGTTCTCCCACAGACGTCGTGGTCCTGGATGCAGCCGGCGGGAGCGGATTCGGCGACCCGCGCCGCCGCCCGCCGGACCTGCTGGAGTGGGACCTGCGCGAAGGCTACATCACCCCCCGGGGGCTGGCCGCCTACGGGGCGCGTCTGCGCAGCGGGCGGATTGTCCGCACCCCCACAGCCCGTCCGCGCCGCCGGCGACGGCCGCCTTCCCGTCGAGCCGGCTGACGGCACACGGGCGCCACACCCGGCCGCAGTTTGCCTGCGCTAACATCCGGCGTTCTGCCGCGGGCTCACGGGCGGGCCCGCCGGCAGGAGCCGCCGCGCGGCCCGCGCGAATTGACCGTATGCGGACCCTGGCGCAGTTCCCCGGACACGGGAGAAGACACAACCGGAGGGGATGGCTCTCATGAGATCGCGGGCAACGGTGCTGACTGTGCTGCTGGCCGCCGCGCTGGTGGCCGGAGCGGTGGGAACGGCTCAGACCCAGCCGCGGCCGGGCTGGCCGCGGTCGGTGACCATCGGATCGGCGTCCATCGGCGGTGTCTACTTCGTGGTGGCCGGCGGGTGGGCGCGGGTCATCGGCGAGAAGATGGGCCTGGCGGCCACCAACCGGGTCACCGGCGGCCCGGTCCAGAACATCCAGCTGGTCCAGGCCAAGGAGATCGAGCTGGGGATGACCACCACGGGGCCGCTGTACGAAGCCCTGCAGGGCATCGGCGAGTTCGCCGGCAAGAAGATGGACGCGGTCCGCGTGATCTTCCCCATGTACACCTCCTACGCCCACTGGATGGTCAGCGCCGATTCGGGCATCCGCTCGGTGGCGGACCTGTCCGGAAAGGTGGTGAGCCTGGGTCCCCGGGGCGGGTCGGCGGAGTTCGTGGGCGAGCGGGTCCTGCAGCTGTTCAACGTCAAGCCGCGCCGCATCGTCTACCTGGGGTTCGCCGACGGGGCATCGGCCATCCGGGACGGCGTGGTGGACGCCGCCTTCGGGGTCATCGGTGTCCCGGTCCCCGCGTGGGTGGAGGCGGCCATCACCCGGCCCATGCGGTTCTTCGGCTTCACCCGGGAGCAGATCGAGGTCCTGACATCCCGCTACCCCTACCTGGCCCGGGCGGCCATCCGGCCGGGGGTGTACCGCGGGCAGGATGAGGCGATCCAGACCGTGCAGATGTGGAACGCGGCCATCGTGCACCGGGACATGCCCGAGGACTTCGTCTACGAACTGACCAAGGTCATGCTCACCAACCGGGAGTTCCTGGCCACGGTGCATCCCACGGCCCACGAGATGCTGCCGGTGAACATCTTCTACATCAAGATGCCGATGCACCCGGGCGCCATCCGCTACTTCCGGGAGCAGGGGGTGACCCTCGCCCCCGAACACATCCCGCCCGAGATGAAGAGGTAGCCCCCGCCCGGAGTCGTGTGGTGAGCCCGGACCGATCCGCCCTCCCGGTCGATACCGAGACCCTCGGCCAGGTACCCGAGGTGCCGTCGCGCGTGCTGTCGCCGCGCCTGCGGGCCCTGGTGCGGGCCATCGCCGTGGCGATGGCTGTCTACCACATCGTCCAGCTGGGGCGGCTGTTCGGCATCGTCACTGATCCCCAGAAGCTGTTTGCGGTCCACGTCACCTTCGTGGTGGTCCTGGCGTTCCTGGTCATCCCCGGCCGCCGCGGCCAGCAGACGCCCACCGTGCTGGACTGGCTGCTCATCGCGGCGACCCTGGTGGTCCTGGTTTACGTGTTTGTGACCTTCGAGGATCTGACGCAGCGGGCGGGAGTCTTCCCCACCCGGGGGGATGTGATCGTCGGCACCCTGCTCCTGATCGTGACCACGGAGGCCGCCCGGCGGGCGACAGGGTGGTCGCTGCCGATCATGGGGCTGGCGTTCGCCCTCTACCCCTTCCTGGGCCCGTATCTGCCGGGCCTGCTGACCCACAAGGGGTTCTCGTTCAGGACGGTGGTATCATTCCTGTTCAGCGACAACGGCATCTATGGCGTGCCGGTCCAGGTGTCGGCCCGGGACGTCTACCTGTTCATCCTGTTCGGGGCGTTCATCGAGGCCTCCAACATCGGCAAGTTCATCGTGCAGGCCGCCCTCAGCGTGGCCGGCAGCCGCCGGGGTGGCCCGGCCAAGGTCTCCATCCTCACCAGCGCCCTGTTCGGCACCGCCAGCGGGTCGTCAGCCGCCAACGTGATGGTGGACGGGGTGATCAACATCCCGCTGATGAAGGCCACCGGCTTCACCGGACCGGTGGCCGCCGGCATCGAGGCCATGAACAGCACCGGCGGCCAGATCGTCCCGCCCATCATGGGCGCCGCCGCGTTCCTGATGGCCGACATCCTGGCGATCCCCTACTCCCAGGTGGCGGTGGCGGCCGTGGGCCCGGCGCTGCTGTACTACGTGGCGGCTTACTGGATGATCGACCTGTACGCGTCCTCCCGGGGCCTGCGGGGGCTGTCCCGGCACGAGCTGCCCCGGTTCCGGGAGGTGATGGTCCAGCACGGCTACCTGCTGGTGCCCATCATCGTGCTGCTCTACATGATCATGGTGGTGGGTGCGGCGCCCGCCCGCGCCGCCCTGTATGCGCTGGCCACCGCCTTTCTCTTCTCCCTGGTCCGCCCCGACACGCGGCTGGGCCTGCGCAAGATCGTCTCCGCCATGGAGGAGGGGGCCAAGCGCATCATCGAGATCGGCGTCTCCTGCGCCTCCGCCGGGGTTATCGTGGGCATCCTGGCCCTGACGGGGCTGGGCGGGAAGTTCTCCGAGCTGCTCATCAATCTCTCGGGCGGCAACCTGCTGCTGGGGCTGGTGGCCACCATGGTGGCCGCCCTGATCCTGGGCATCGGGCTGCCGACCACGGCGGCGTACGCCATCGCCGCCAGCACCCTGGCCCCCGCCCTGATCCGGATGGGCGCCCTCCCCCTGGCGGCCCACATGTTCATCTTCTACTTCTCCATCATCTCGGCGGTGACGCCGCCGGTGGCGTTTGCCTCCTTCGCCGCCGCCAGCATCGCCCGGGCGCCCATGTGGGAGTCGTCGGTGGAATCGATGCGGTTCGGCCTGGCGGGCTACATCGTGCCGTTCATGTTCGTGTACGGGCCCGCGATCCTGCTGGGACAGCGCCCGTGGCCGGAGACCGTCCTGGCCCTGGCCACGGGCAGCCTGGGCACCCTGTGCCTGGCGGGCGCGGTCATCGGTTATCTGATCCGCCCCGCCACCCTGCCCGAGCGCGCCGCCCTGCTGGCGGCGTCGCTGCTGCTCATCCGTCCCGGGGTAGCCACCGATCTGGCCGGACTGGTGCTGCTGGCCGCCGTGCTGGCGGTCCAGCGGAGCCGTCCGGCGCGGGTCCCGGCGACCGAACCCGTGGGAAACGCCCCGTCGCAGTAGCCCCGTCGCGCCGGCTCAGGCCGGTCCTCCCAGGTAGGCGCGCCGGAGACGGGCATCCTCTCAGGATCCCTCAGAACCTGTCCACCCGGAACGGGTCGGCGGACACCCGCGGCGCCCGCCCGCCCACCAGGTCCGCCAGCAGGCGGCCGGTGCCGGGCGCCAGGGTGAA encodes the following:
- a CDS encoding TAXI family TRAP transporter solute-binding subunit, which produces MRSRATVLTVLLAAALVAGAVGTAQTQPRPGWPRSVTIGSASIGGVYFVVAGGWARVIGEKMGLAATNRVTGGPVQNIQLVQAKEIELGMTTTGPLYEALQGIGEFAGKKMDAVRVIFPMYTSYAHWMVSADSGIRSVADLSGKVVSLGPRGGSAEFVGERVLQLFNVKPRRIVYLGFADGASAIRDGVVDAAFGVIGVPVPAWVEAAITRPMRFFGFTREQIEVLTSRYPYLARAAIRPGVYRGQDEAIQTVQMWNAAIVHRDMPEDFVYELTKVMLTNREFLATVHPTAHEMLPVNIFYIKMPMHPGAIRYFREQGVTLAPEHIPPEMKR
- a CDS encoding TRAP transporter fused permease subunit translates to MSPDRSALPVDTETLGQVPEVPSRVLSPRLRALVRAIAVAMAVYHIVQLGRLFGIVTDPQKLFAVHVTFVVVLAFLVIPGRRGQQTPTVLDWLLIAATLVVLVYVFVTFEDLTQRAGVFPTRGDVIVGTLLLIVTTEAARRATGWSLPIMGLAFALYPFLGPYLPGLLTHKGFSFRTVVSFLFSDNGIYGVPVQVSARDVYLFILFGAFIEASNIGKFIVQAALSVAGSRRGGPAKVSILTSALFGTASGSSAANVMVDGVINIPLMKATGFTGPVAAGIEAMNSTGGQIVPPIMGAAAFLMADILAIPYSQVAVAAVGPALLYYVAAYWMIDLYASSRGLRGLSRHELPRFREVMVQHGYLLVPIIVLLYMIMVVGAAPARAALYALATAFLFSLVRPDTRLGLRKIVSAMEEGAKRIIEIGVSCASAGVIVGILALTGLGGKFSELLINLSGGNLLLGLVATMVAALILGIGLPTTAAYAIAASTLAPALIRMGALPLAAHMFIFYFSIISAVTPPVAFASFAAASIARAPMWESSVESMRFGLAGYIVPFMFVYGPAILLGQRPWPETVLALATGSLGTLCLAGAVIGYLIRPATLPERAALLAASLLLIRPGVATDLAGLVLLAAVLAVQRSRPARVPATEPVGNAPSQ
- a CDS encoding hydantoinase B/oxoprolinase family protein, giving the protein MTVRTFDPVALEIMWSRLINITEECWVTIWRTAFSTIIGEAQDFGCELLDEHAHSIAHSPRSMPVFNLTLPQAVRALYEAFPPEELEDGDVLVTNDPWVCAGHLFDIAVVTPVFRRGRLVGLVGSIGHCSDIGGTKDSGRAREVYEEGLQIPPMKLYRAGRLNADLAQVIRRNVRHPQMVFGDIQAQVSANHVGARRLLQFMDEYELDSLEPLAREVQARAEAAMREAIARIPDGTYTSEVTFQVAGRRLRLGCEIVVAGDELTVTWDAPPELPYGGVNCTATYTAAHTTYALKSILTPEIPSNAGCFRPLRVRAPEGSVLACRYPASVNQRTMVGWFCGPAVFRALAPVLPDRVQAFTGLPGFCAAYGRDARGRVFNDHIMFGGGQGAGRHADGVSALLYPTSAANVPVEMFEQRTPLLVERKEFIPDSGGPGEHRGGLGQRVVLRKLYDDGLPVLCQVLPHGLGSPQEGLLGGRAGGPAAYRIRGRVLARTEGLTQLVELRSPTDVVVLDAAGGSGFGDPRRRPPDLLEWDLREGYITPRGLAAYGARLRSGRIVRTPTARPRRRRRPPSRRAG